The genomic stretch ATCAATGGTTTACACAACTGGACAGCCAGTTGTTTTTGTTGGAACTGGCcaaaaatactttaatCTTAAGACATTATCAGTTCCTTCAGTTGTAAATGCCCttcttaaataatttctccCGCAAACTATTaaagttttatttataGATTTAACTCTCCCTTTATCGATTTATCACACATTTTTCTATTCGAAAATTTTACAATATAAGACTAAATTTTGGCTAGTTACTGAACATTTTAAACCTTCaaattccatttttttcttctttatttcctCGTCATAGATTTGCATgtataaataaaagttaGATGGCGCCACATAAATTTTGCATTCATTTGTGTGTTTTAAAGGTGATTTAGCGAAATAAATAGTATTAAAACGTAAAATAAATCAGAGGATGTAAGAGAATATTGATGCATGACGCTATTATAAAACGTAGAAGAACAATTAagtttcaatattaaaatggAGTCGAATGGagtaaatttaaataataaagaatggACCAAAAAAAGGTGGATGCCCTGGATTACGATGGTTTTTACATCGTTTTTCACAGTAAGTGGGGGATCTTATGGTTCTGAGGTAGTTCTTCCAGTAATTGGATTGCGAAACTTTACTTTAATTCAGATAtgtatttgtattttttacGCAATACCCCTGATTTTGATCTATGAAATGCTAAACAAATCATTTCCACCAAATTCAGGCCCAAAAAGCTGGTGTGAAAGTATTTTTGACCCATTTTTAGCTGTATTTCTGGATGTACTTTACATTTTTATGGAAATAGGTATGCTTTCTTCCTACGTAGGTGTAGCATCAGCATATATACACTCTTTTTCAAGGTCTTTAAAATATGGTGCATTTTCTACTAGTGGCCAGTTATCTATCTCAGTAATTGTTTtcctattaataattgcaGTTTCTTTACTTCTTACATACTTTGATGActatattatttggatGTTTAGTGTTGTGGTTGCgcctttaataataatggtaatttttactttttattCAATCCCAATAAATTCATGGAGAGCAATTCCAGATTTACCTGAGAGAAGCCAATTAGACTGGATCACTGGACTTCAATATGTGATGTGGTTAAATTGTGGCTATGAGAGGTCTTTCTCTCCTAATTCGAAAGCTTCAAAGGGTCAATTAACAAATGATAGGGACTTTAAGTTTTGCTTGATTGCAAACGCAATTCTCGTTTCTATTCTATATATACTTCCTCTTTGGTGCGGATGTTGTATTCTGAATCACTTTAACAGAGATGGAAGATCGTTTCAGCTTGGTAATTTCTTCACTTTTTCAGGATTCTTGGTAGGAGGAAATTTTTTGTCGAGCATGATTACTATTTCTGCTTGCTTCTCATCTATTGGGTGCATTACTTCAGATGTGGGATTAGTTTCGCAATTTCTTATCGCACAATGGTACagaatcaaaaatattaaaaattatagaTCATCATTTCTTCAAGAAACTCTCGTTTCTCTGGGAATTGTCATGTtttgttcttttttaaCATTATTGATTAACCAGGAGCATTTTGCTGCAGGCGCATCAACTCTTTATGGATTCATTACCTTAATTACTGTAATTGCATATCTCAAATTTCTTTGGACTATTGACTCAAAAGAGACTTTTCCAGACTCAGAATTCCctcttattaataatgaaaatattactaaGCCTTCACATATTCTATTACTAAACTCACTATACTACAGTAAGCTACCTCTCAGAATTAAGCAAATTATACATTCGACGCTTGCAATCCCAGCTATATTTTTCACCCTCGTTATATTTTTTACTACCTCTTCCATACTATATTTGACTATTATTTTACTAGCACTCTTTGCCACCCCTATATTTGTTCCAAAATATAacaaagataataatattaaaaacatAAAAATCGAATCATCAAAAAAGTTCCCAGGATTTTTGAACCTACTATAGATAAAATAATGcctaattttttattttatttttcacCTTATATTTTCTCATGTATtgtgaattattaattcccgccaaaagttttaaaaatatagtAATTCTTGACATgccaaaaataaattgaatgTTGGCTCtttaaattagaaaaagaataaataatggaaatagTTGGTAAAAAAAGACGGAGAGAATTAGGTATTGATTGGTCATTAGTTGATATTTCGAGATTTTTACTTCGAATTTCCTATATAGGAACTAACTATTTTGTAAGttgaaaaatcaattaCCGAAATGGTGATTCTAGACTACTCcgattatttttctttaaaaaatggTAATTATGGAGGtctttattaatgatattttaactaatttttttccagGGAATAGCATTTCAAAAAGACGATAAAATACCTACAATAGAGGGAGAGATCTACAAGGCACTGCTTCAGCTAAGACTcattaaagatattgatTCATGCGACTTAGTTCGATGCGGAAGGACAGATAGAGGAGTTCACTCTGCTGGAAATTACATTTCAGTTAACTTGAGGACAAGAGCGAAGAACTTGGAACCTTATAATTATATGGAAATGTTGAATGGTGTGCTACCATGGGACATTAGAGTTATTGGTTACTGCGAGGTTAGACCTGACTTCAGTGCTCGTTTTGATTGTGAATATAGactttataaatatttctttccTTTAAACCATGAAAGAACAAAGATATCCAAGTTTCCAAAAATCCCACCAGAGCAAGTCCCGCTAATGAACGTTGCTGCAAAACAGTTCTTAGGAACCCATGATTATAGAAGGTTCTGTAAGATGGACTTGAAGAATCGAAAAAATCAAACTTATATTCGTACTATTTATGAATTTGATATCAATTTTGTAGATGAGAACAGGACATTTGCTGTTGCAACAATCAAAGGATCTGCTTTTTTATGGCATCAAGTCAGGCTAATGATGGGTattctttttgaaattgGACAACAGAAATTTAACCCAGAAGTTATTACACAAATGTTAACAGATGTGGAGCAGAAGAACATTGCAGAACTTTCTTTCCAAATGGCCACTGAACTTGGTTTGGTACTATGGGACTGTGTGTTTAAAGAATATGATATCCAATGCAATACAAATTCATTGAAAACATTTCTAGATGAATCAGAGTCTTTAAAACTCAAAGCATCACTATACAGTTTTATTGGGTCGTAGTtttaagtattttttttaaaataaatttctttttttttaattttttgattaatattcttgTGGGTATCTTTCTACAAGGGTAACGTGTGCGTGAAAAcgaataaataaatcaaatgaaAGTCCCAAAGCGAGTtcaaatatcaaatattcaCAAAAACAGGATTTTAGTAAGTGTCTGTTGATGTTTAAGAACAATTCTGAACAAGTAAACTTTCTATATTAAGCTAAAGATTTTAATAGATAGATTGTGTGCGTGTGtacaaatataaaattggACACACAAAAATTAacataatataaataaaacttGGAATGAAAGAAACTAAAAGAAGAGATTTAGATGAGAAGGTTAAGAGAGAATTAGTTTTAGGTACCCAGAAAGCAAAACTTTCGTTTCTATGTGGTGTATAATAtgtttattaaaaagttcattttaatatttcttattttaatatttttaatatgtCAGACCCAGGGAATTAGTAATGATTTAAGTTCATTAACATCAAATTTAGTCTCAAAATACATGACGAAGGAAGAGTTTTTGGGCGAATGTAAAAGAGAATTGCCGAAATTTAGATCAAATCTTACAGAAACGcaagtttattttttgtgTTTAAAGGCACTTAAGTCTTCATTAGATAAAATATACAATAGCCCAGTGGGGAAGCTTTTAAATTCAGATTCAGTTCCCGAAGATGTTGTTGAACACAAAACAGAGAATGATAATGTTGAGGGATATCGTAAACTACTTGACGatgtttcaaatattttctctAGTGATGTTTATTTTGATGAAGATCTATTGGAAGCAGACAATggtttattttcaaattcaatacAAACATTACTAGAGATTGATAAGAAGGAATTAAAGAGAAAGGAATTCATGGAAAAGAagataaaagaaattcaaaatactGAAGAAAGACTTAGAGAAGAGTACAGagaaaagttaaaaaaaaaatatccTGAAGCTTACCATCCTTTAGCTCTAGAAATCTTTTCaacaatttcaaaagaagatattgaaaCTTGGATGAATCTTCCTTTGAAGCTGAAGCTACCTGTTATTAATTACTACTTCTTGTTAGTTGCTACAATGGGACAATCTTCTGAAAAAGAAGACAGacataaaatatttacaaaagCAATTATATCTACAATAATAAgcaaaaatgaaataaagaTTCCTAAGTATATGACTTTACAAGATATAAGGTACGAGATTTGTAAGTTTGGAATGATTCATAAGTCAGGGTGTAAAATAGTTCCTTTCTCTACTTTGCTTTCTTTGCCTAGACActcttttgaaatttggAAATCCTTTGGTTTAGTTCTTCAATTTGAGTTTTTGATCGCTATGACTTATAGTATAGAACACGAAAtgaattttgataattgtgacaaagaaatatttaagatcacaaatgaaaaaaagcttagaaaagaagaagaaagtaaAATTCGAGTTTATCTCTCGCATTTATTTCCAGAGGAAGATTCACTTCCATTGAAACATTTTAAAAGTGTCTTAAAATATCTTCTAGATATAGCAGTGAATGATGAACCATCCAAGTTAGACGATCAAAGTCAGTCATATTCAGTAGTTAGTTCAAATTTTGCTCAAGAGAAGAATGATCAAACTTCTTCAATTCAAGTAAAACAATCAGAAAGTATTAATTTGGAGCTGGCcaaagaaacaaaaatagaaaatgaagttaaagataaaattgAACATCAAGAGAAAAAGGTTACTGGCTTTTTTGATGAAGTAAAGGATGTTTCTACAATAGATAGTGAAAAAGTTGAGattgataaaaatgaatatagtTCTAGAGAATACCCCACTCTAAATAATGACACTGATAATATTATAGAAGTTGCAAAGTTAGAAGAAATaaggaaaataaaagataaCGGTATTAAAGAGAGCACTGCAGATAATAAGAATGAGGAAGAGTTTAATTTGATATCCTTAGTAAATTCTGAAACCAAAGTAAGAAACGCAAAAATTACTATGGAATCAGAAAAAAGTAATGGCTTAAAGAAGATTGATGTAGAAGGGCTTAATAGCCTCCCTCCTAATGAGTATAATCCATATTCAAATGTCGGCATTGGATCTGGCTTGATGaataaagaagatgatgacTCATTTCCggaagaggaagaaaatCCTGAATTGGGAGATGAGTCTAATGATGATTTAGAAGAAGGACAAGAAAACATTGAGAGTCATGAAGGTGATAACATGGAAAATGAGGATAATGGTGAAAATACCAATGCCGAAGAGTTGGGAGATGAGGGAAAGAAGGACGACTTGGATACTAGACAAGATGAATTGGATGGAGACTCTGGAAATGGAGAAGATCTTGGCCATAACGGAGAGGGagaagatgaaaatgatgataaaGATGATACAGATGGTAGTGACCAGGATGGAAACAATGAAGAAGATACTCCAGATGGTGGGGACATAGGAGGTACAGATCAAGAAGATTCTGATTCTGGAGGAGAGGCAAAAGGAACAGATTACGACGGAGAAGAAGGTAAGGAATTAGATTCCGATTCTGGAGATGGAGAAGGCGGAGGTGGAGAAGACAATGATGAAGTAGATGACGAAGAATCTAATTCAGGGGATGGTGATCATGGCGGAGATGATGGAGGAGATAATGATGAAGGAGAAGACGGGGAATCTAATTCTGGAGATGGGGAAGAAAGTGGAAGCGGAGAAAACAATGGTGAAAGagaggaagaagaatcTACTTCAGGAGATGGAGGTTTTGGAGGAGATGTTGGAGGAGATGGTGGAGGAGATGGTGGAGGAGATGATGGAGGAGATGGTGGAGGAGATAATGATGGAGGAGATGAAGAATCTAGTTCTGGAGATGGGGGAGGAGGAgaagataatgatgaagGAGAGGACAAAGAATCTAGTTCAGGGGATGGTGATCATGGCGGAGATGATGGAGgtgataatgatgaaagaGAAGACGGAGAATCTAATACTGGAGATAGAGAAGGAGGGGAAGAAGGCGACTCAGATTCCGGAGGATACGGAGGAGATAAGGATGAAGAAGGTGGAGATCTAGATTCTGATTCAGGAGATGGTGGAAATGATGGAGGAGATAAAGATGGAGAGGGTGGGGACTTAGATTCTGATTTGGAAGATGGCGGAGATGATATAGGTGGGGGAGGTGGAGGCGAAGGAGAAGAAGGCGATTTAGATTCTGGAGGAGATGGTGGTGATTATATGGGCGACAGCAATAAAGATTCAGATTTAGGAGATAGGGCCGAAGTTGGTGGAGGTGGAGACGAAGGAGAAGATGGTGGTTTAGATTCTGGAGGGGGTGGGTTGGACAATTTTGAAGGTAACACAGGAGATTCATACTCTGAAAGTAATGATGCTTTTGGAATAGGAGGTGGAGATTACAGAAGAGATAGTGACGAGGACTCAGATCTTGGCTCAGCAGAAGAAGTTGGAAGTTCTAAAACGAAAGGTAAGGGCGAAGGAGACGATTTTGATAGAGACCTAGATTCTAATTCCATGGAAGCCGGTGGAATTAGTGGAAATTTTGGAGGGGGAAATACAAATCAAAATGATTTAGAGTACTCCACAGGGAATTCAGGATCTGGAGGTTTaggaaataatgaatttgagGGGGATCCTTTATCCGGAAGTGGAGATAAAGGCGGATTTGATGATTCTTACTCTTCCTCAGTGGGCAACAATGATAAAGGGGGAGGATTTGGAAAAGAAGTACCTAGTTTCGATATTGAAACAGgagataatttaaattcagGAGACTCTAATTCATTTGGAAATTCTAGCTTCAAAGGTTTAAACAATGTGGATAATGATGACTTTGAAGCAGGTTCAGAAAAAGGTATTGATTTACCTATAGAAGACAAAATTAGAAACGATATTGATGATTTAGATTCAACTTTCAATGGCCTAAACACACCTATTGATAGCTTTGATAATTCTGGAATAGGctcaaaagaaaatttagAATTGGATGGTATTTTAGCTAGCAACCAAAAATTTAACgataatgatgatatgGAAATTGCGGAAGGATTGCCTACAGTAGATCAACCTAGCTTGGGAATTGAAGAAGGCAATGAGATAGGAGGGCCTACTATAGTTAGCGAGCTAGATTTTGGTAATGGGGAAGAAGTAAAGGATTTAGACAAAAGTCTCGAAGAATTAAAAGACAGTCTTGGAGGTTCAACTGTAGATAACACAGGAGTTGACGACTTATTTGGAAATGGAATTAATAAGTCGAACAACCTTggaataaatgaaaatgaaattcttGGAGGCGAAGATTTTGGAAATGAAGTCCAATTCGGTCAAGGGGATACTAATGATGAAGTTGAAAACCTATTAAATGAGATCCAAGAaggaaataatttgaatattgaaaataactACGACgagttaaataatattcaaggAACCGAAGCAATAGATATTCAACCAAATAATACTGACAATTTCCttgattcattattaatatctgGCAATACAGGGGAtgttgaaattgaattaaatccTATGAGTGGtgataataaagatattaattctgAATTGGAATTACTTAATAACGTAGGAAATCCTAGTTTTGATATTGACAAGAACCCAAGTCTTTTTGAGATGGATAATAACGCGTATGGAAGGATAAATGAGGCAGAAATAGATAAAGATCTGGATGAAGCTGCTAGTAATTTACAAATTcctaataatgaaattaattttggcCCAAATGATAGCTttgaaattcaaaataaaaatttggaaaCAGAATTGGAGGAATTAACAAAGTTGGGTGATCCAGGTACTGAAGTTCCAGGAATTAATTCGGATTTTCCCGATAATTCAGTTTTGCCGGAAACAGTGGGTTTAAATGATGAATTCAAGGTATTGGAGGATTTGAGTGCTGATGGACCATTAGAAGAGGATGAATTCGAATTTTTAGAGAGAATGCTGAATGAAAAAGGAGCTAATAGAGAATTTGAGTTTGCTAGTACAGTGGATTCAGAGGAATTTACAGATGAAGAGGAGCTTGACGCATTAAATTTACCTAATGGCCAACTTAATGTTGGATATGGACTTAATTCACAAATTCCATTATCAACACAAAGCCAGACTCAAAGCGAAAAAGACGAACCTTCTGTTGTACCAAATGACCAATTAAGTCTTGTAATTAATAGTATTCCAGGAGCGGACGATAACTCAgcaatagaaataaatgaagCTTTGATGAGAGATCCGGGTACTCTAGACTCAATTTACGAAGATcttaatgatattattaatgatttaaatcaaaatactTCTTTTCCTGTAGAGATTCCAGAAATTGATCAAATAGATACAATAAGAACAAATTCAGATCAAgctattgataataatataagtaatatttattcagattttattgaaaatgacAGAGAATCGACAAATATCAATACAATTGATGGAAGTTTGGATATTGGATTAACTGGAAAAAATGGGGGGATTATAGAAGATGGGAATGATTACATAGGtgattttgatattttaataggagaaaataatattccaGATCAAGGTTTCGAAGATGACTTTGGATTGGAAGGTCTATTTAAAGAAGGTAATATAGATAAACAATTTGACCAGAGTGAATTTATACcttttttgaatgaattagaaaaggaaaatagTCTtactaaaaataaaaaagctTCAAgtaatattgatgaaattgaattgGGTGATAGTGATTTATTTGAACTAAATTCTGGAATTGAAACCAAAAGTGATAAAACACTTTCTATAGAAGATCCAGAAGAGTCAATAAGtacattatttgaaaacGACGGTCAATATAACTCGGCTGTAGAAAATGACAAAAATCtagatatatttgaaattcaGCCAGGAACCACCGTTAAAGATGGAGAAATTGAGAATGTTCTTAATGATCTGATAAATGATGGAGGAATAAGCACTGATTCATCTTTAGATGAGTTTGGTTTggattttgataaaatgattgaaaacaatcaagaaaagaattttcaaaatgatGATATGTACATATCTACCTTATTTGAAGAACCAGAAATTAACCTGGAGAagaatgaaattgaaaataatttacttaTTTTAGATTTTGAGGACAAAAATAAACCAAGTAGTTTAGAGCCACTTTCAGAAGATGATAATTTATACCTTGATGAactatttaaaattgaagaaaagaaaaacgAAGATTTTGGTATGAATAATAACATTTTATTAGATCAAATTACCAATAATGAAAAAGCCCAAGCGAATGATGAGGAAATCAACTTGAGTGAAATTGAATGGCTCAATGAAAGAGATATTGAAgacaataaaaaaatagacgaaacaaatttaattatggAAGATTTACATAGGTTATTTGAAATGAATGGGGATAGTGAGggaaatttaatatttaaggatgaatttattttaagtGATAACGAAATTAAGAGTTTAAATAGCTTGGAAGATGCTGATGATTTGAAACTTGACGAATTTTTTGACAAAGAGGTAGATTTGAACCAGTATAATGCAAACAGCATGACTTCTGCTAAACAGAGAAAAAAGAggaagaaaaggaaaaaaatcaagaaaaaaaataagaacaAAAAGGAAAGAGGAATTTCTCCTACAGAAGAATACGAAATTTCATCTGAAGAGcttgattttctttttgatcaATCCGAAAAGGATTCAGATCAAACTCTTAATAAGCTGATAACTGACTCCACTGACGATGCAGATTTTGTTGATTCCGACGACTTCTTGAATATGGGGAATATTCAGGTAAAAAAATCAACATTAGTCAGGGTTAATAAGCTAGATTCTGATGATATacattataaaaaaaaatctcGGTTAGTGTCTGATGACGAGGAGGTTGAAACAGATAAACAAAAATCTATGAAAAAGATGCTCAGAGGAGCGTCTTCTgaagaatataaagaaCCAAGGCCAAAAAATAGATCAATTGGGACAATATTCGAAAAGCAAAAAGGAGGGTCTGAGAAGGAATGGATTATGTCGTTTGCCCCGAAACTTAGACCAGGAAGAATGCAACGTCGTAGAGATCTTTTTAGCGAGGAGGAAATTGAAGAGGCAATAAAAGAGGCTAGATTAGCATAAATATCTAACTAACAACTATATTAATCTTAAATTAGATTTAATAACTTacattctttttattagtttaatgattttttaatatactCGTTCTATTGTATTTTCTGTTAATTTGACACTTTGGCGGGAACGTGGATCTATAAATACAATACATCAGAAATGGTAGTATAAGAGAAGTTAACATTTAAGCAGGAGATATTTTATTCTATTACAATGAAACtgtatatattatttttaattttagtACTAAATATTTTGCTCTTTGAGCTTCCAATAGTAGTTGAGTCTAGCAGCTTTATACGTCCTGGAGGAAATGAAATGAACCAACTTAATGGTAGGTCATCCAGTGCAAGTTCTGTAAATTCAAACAAATCAGGAAATGGAAAAGGCGGATTTTTAAGTAGATTATTCGGTTTTTTTGGACGAAATAATAGCggaaaaaaagataagGCTTCCAAAGAATCAGATCTTGGTTTTGAGAAGAGCGACTATAGCGCTCAACTAGATAATTATGAAGTTGATTCTGAATCCTCCGAAAATAACATCATTGTTAACAAACATAGCGACTTTTCACCTTCTTCCTCAAATGAATCTTCTGAGCTAGGACACAACGTCGATGAATCTCAACAAGAGAAAGAAATTGTTTCAGAAGAATCAAGGTCTGCTCCAGCACCGGTAGCTGAGCATTTTGACGGTGAAAGTAGCTCTGAACCAAAATCTGAATCAATGAAAGATggatttatttctatttatGATGAAGATTACGACAGAATGCTGAATAAGGGAGCGATACCAGGCATTGTTTCAGAAGAATCTGGAAAGAGCAGCGAATATGTAGGCGGGGAAGAGCAAAAATCAGCAGTTCCTGAACAATCAGAGGTAGAGGAGTCAAATAAGGAAGATATTTTGAGATCTTCTGACTCTCAAATTCTTGGAGAAAAATCTTTACAAGAGGGCTTGCCTGAAAGTGTTGTTCTAAATGAAGGATCTAGATCTAGTATTGCTAAAGAtgttgaaaatgaagattcAGTCAAGCATAAACCAAGTACGGTTTCTGGCA from Cryptosporidium parvum Iowa II chromosome 8, whole genome shotgun sequence encodes the following:
- a CDS encoding Deg1p-like type II pseudouridylate synthase TruA, which encodes LIFFQGIAFQKDDKIPTIEGEIYKALLQLRLIKDIDSCDLVRCGRTDRGVHSAGNYISVNLRTRAKNLEPYNYMEMLNGVLPWDIRVIGYCEVRPDFSARFDCEYRLYKYFFPLNHERTKISKFPKIPPEQVPLMNVAAKQFLGTHDYRRFCKMDLKNRKNQTYIRTIYEFDINFVDENRTFAVATIKGSAFLWHQVRLMMGILFEIGQQKFNPEVITQMLTDVEQKNIAELSFQMATELGLVLWDCVFKEYDIQCNTNSLKTFLDESESLKLKASLYSFIGS
- a CDS encoding integral membrane protein predicted amino acid permease, 11x transmembrane domains, whose translation is MESNGVNLNNKEWTKKRWMPWITMVFTSFFTVSGGSYGSEVVLPVIGLRNFTLIQICICIFYAIPLILIYEMLNKSFPPNSGPKSWCESIFDPFLAVFLDVLYIFMEIGMLSSYVGVASAYIHSFSRSLKYGAFSTSGQLSISVIVFLLIIAVSLLLTYFDDYIIWMFSVVVAPLIIMVIFTFYSIPINSWRAIPDLPERSQLDWITGLQYVMWLNCGYERSFSPNSKASKGQLTNDRDFKFCLIANAILVSILYILPLWCGCCILNHFNRDGRSFQLGNFFTFSGFLVGGNFLSSMITISACFSSIGCITSDVGLVSQFLIAQWYRIKNIKNYRSSFLQETLVSLGIVMFCSFLTLLINQEHFAAGASTLYGFITLITVIAYLKFLWTIDSKETFPDSEFPLINNENITKPSHILLLNSLYYSKLPLRIKQIIHSTLAIPAIFFTLVIFFTTSSILYLTIILLALFATPIFVPKYNKDNNIKNIKIESSKKFPGFLNLL